From one Acidobacteriota bacterium genomic stretch:
- a CDS encoding AAC(3) family N-acetyltransferase has translation MPETSPDAASTPQTITRSRLTRDLTRLGVRNGDCVMLHSSLSRLGWVEGGAATVVEAFLDAMGPEGTLLTPAFTGGAWTEHMALPDCRGVCPQDFCPSRWASREGAIPNAALQRPGRLRGCHPTHSWIANGARRRDALRGQRECPTPCGPGNPFEKVVEWDGCIVILGVGVDTITLWHYYEDLLEVGYLGYYHPEARHLSYCATGKRIQYDFPGIMQDVVRASGIMTTGKVGRSESGLIRARVFRRFMATIMADDPDCFVLRPADAANGDLAVDALAKGAGMLRAWRRGPAELPERIDLPQDGDGVVREDCPSFAGYHEADGRRWPLCRANDRHPELHHHGGIFDRLGKTCCGRCSWHLRFPEEPAQTGD, from the coding sequence ATGCCAGAGACCTCTCCCGACGCCGCGTCCACGCCTCAAACCATCACCAGGAGCCGCCTGACGCGGGATCTCACTCGGCTCGGGGTGCGAAACGGGGACTGCGTCATGCTGCACAGTTCCCTGAGCCGCCTGGGATGGGTCGAGGGTGGCGCGGCCACGGTGGTGGAGGCCTTCCTGGACGCCATGGGACCGGAGGGGACGTTGCTGACACCGGCCTTCACGGGAGGCGCCTGGACCGAGCATATGGCCCTCCCGGACTGCCGCGGGGTCTGCCCGCAGGACTTCTGCCCCAGCCGGTGGGCCAGCCGGGAGGGGGCGATCCCCAACGCCGCGCTCCAACGCCCCGGCCGTCTGCGAGGCTGCCATCCCACCCACTCCTGGATCGCCAACGGGGCTCGGCGGAGGGATGCCCTGCGGGGACAGCGGGAGTGCCCGACGCCGTGCGGCCCGGGGAACCCCTTTGAGAAGGTGGTGGAGTGGGACGGTTGCATCGTCATCCTGGGAGTCGGAGTCGACACCATCACGCTCTGGCACTATTACGAGGACCTCCTGGAGGTGGGCTACCTGGGCTACTACCATCCGGAGGCCCGCCATCTTTCCTACTGCGCCACGGGAAAGCGGATCCAGTACGATTTTCCCGGGATCATGCAGGACGTGGTCCGGGCCTCGGGGATCATGACCACCGGCAAGGTCGGACGCAGCGAGTCAGGGTTGATCCGGGCCCGCGTCTTCCGCCGGTTCATGGCCACCATCATGGCCGACGATCCCGATTGCTTCGTGTTGCGGCCGGCGGATGCCGCGAATGGCGATCTGGCCGTCGATGCCCTGGCCAAGGGAGCCGGCATGCTGCGGGCCTGGCGCCGGGGACCGGCGGAACTGCCCGAGCGCATCGATCTTCCACAGGACGGTGACGGCGTGGTCCGGGAGGACTGTCCATCGTTTGCCGGCTACCACGAGGCGGACGGCCGGAGATGGCCTCTCTGCCGGGCCAACGACCGGCATCCGGAACTGCACCACCACGGCGGAATCTTCGATCGTCTGGGCAAGACCTGCTGTGGCCGGTGTTCCTGGCATCTTCGCTTTCCCGAAGAGCCGGCTCAGACGGGGGATTGA
- a CDS encoding Gfo/Idh/MocA family oxidoreductase, translating into MSPTNRRAFLKESSLGLTAAAVGLTPAVGSVLGANDRLNVGVIGCGGRGRRLGENFAALEGCRVTYVCDPDSERVAQAIEQTGAERGVADLRYILDDPEVDAVVIATCDHWHAPAAILACQAGKHVYVEKPCSHNVREGRQMIDAARRHGRVMQHGTQSRSSDGVIRAIGMLREGVIGDVLVAKHVNSQKRRNIGHVEPSAPPANLEYDLWVGPAEWADYQSNYVHYHWHWFYNFGTGDIGNDGVHGIDLARWGLGVKTHPSLVTGYGSKLFFDDDQEFPDTYTVTFVYPGGTGDSGQRLLVYEQRIWSPYRNDAQGNNLYFYGTEGMMTLGGQGIRIYGKKNELIRQEGRYELTRGVHQKDFVDAIRSGGRPVADIEVGHLSSTLPHLGNIVARTNRSVRFDADREQIVGDEEANTLLGRRYRPGHWAVPS; encoded by the coding sequence ATGTCCCCTACGAATCGTCGAGCGTTCTTGAAGGAATCGAGCCTGGGCCTGACGGCGGCGGCCGTGGGATTGACTCCCGCGGTGGGCAGCGTTCTCGGGGCCAACGACCGTCTCAACGTCGGAGTCATCGGCTGCGGAGGCCGGGGACGCCGCCTGGGCGAGAATTTCGCCGCTCTGGAAGGATGCCGGGTGACCTACGTCTGCGATCCGGACTCCGAGCGCGTCGCCCAAGCCATCGAGCAGACCGGCGCGGAGCGCGGCGTCGCGGATCTCCGGTACATCCTCGACGACCCGGAGGTGGACGCGGTGGTGATCGCTACTTGCGATCACTGGCATGCTCCGGCCGCCATTCTGGCCTGCCAGGCGGGCAAGCACGTCTACGTCGAAAAGCCCTGCTCCCACAACGTCCGGGAAGGACGGCAGATGATCGATGCCGCGCGCCGGCACGGGCGGGTCATGCAGCATGGCACCCAGAGCCGGTCGAGCGACGGCGTGATCCGGGCCATCGGCATGCTCCGGGAAGGGGTGATCGGCGACGTTCTGGTGGCCAAGCACGTAAACAGCCAGAAACGGCGCAATATCGGGCACGTCGAGCCGTCCGCGCCACCGGCCAACCTGGAATACGACCTTTGGGTCGGCCCCGCCGAATGGGCGGACTACCAGTCCAACTACGTCCACTACCATTGGCATTGGTTCTACAACTTCGGCACCGGGGACATCGGCAACGACGGGGTCCACGGCATCGACCTCGCCCGCTGGGGACTGGGGGTAAAGACCCATCCCAGCCTGGTGACCGGCTACGGGTCCAAGCTCTTCTTCGACGACGATCAGGAGTTTCCCGACACCTACACGGTGACGTTCGTCTATCCCGGAGGCACCGGCGACTCGGGGCAACGATTGCTGGTCTACGAGCAGCGCATCTGGTCGCCCTATCGAAACGACGCTCAGGGAAACAATCTCTACTTCTACGGAACCGAGGGGATGATGACGCTGGGAGGGCAGGGAATCCGGATCTACGGCAAGAAGAACGAGTTGATCCGCCAGGAGGGGCGGTACGAGCTCACCAGGGGAGTCCACCAGAAGGACTTCGTAGACGCCATTCGATCCGGGGGACGCCCGGTAGCGGACATCGAGGTGGGCCACCTCTCCTCCACTCTCCCCCATCTGGGGAACATCGTGGCCCGGACGAATCGAAGCGTCCGGTTCGACGCGGACCGGGAGCAGATCGTGGGAGACGAGGAGGCCAATACCCTGCTGGGCCGCCGTTACCGGCCGGGCCACTGGGCCGTGCCCAGTTGA
- a CDS encoding phytanoyl-CoA dioxygenase family protein produces MDYDAIAREYHENGFGVVPGFFSPEELAEVDRQLGRYLQQSLSDLEPGEAYYEDGGGGAVRCVFRINQRSGYFAGLMRDPRLMALVEALYPGAAAEADGVMLIDKAPFAAYEFPYHQDNAYQFWNPAEAVAVTLALDAANDDNGTIVCLKGSHRAPILPHQPSGVTGASLGLLEKPDLSRYPEVALDLKPGDLSLHHVNVIHRTGPNRTAHHRRNLGFAYHSSRARRDPEAHARYQEHLGRVNSSIGQAN; encoded by the coding sequence ATGGACTACGACGCGATCGCGCGTGAATACCACGAGAACGGATTCGGGGTCGTTCCCGGATTCTTCTCGCCGGAGGAGCTGGCAGAGGTGGATCGGCAACTCGGCCGGTACCTGCAGCAGTCCCTTTCCGATCTGGAACCGGGCGAAGCCTACTACGAGGATGGCGGCGGTGGCGCGGTGCGGTGCGTTTTCAGGATCAACCAGCGCTCCGGTTATTTTGCGGGGTTGATGCGGGATCCTCGTCTGATGGCGCTGGTCGAAGCGCTCTATCCCGGCGCGGCGGCCGAGGCGGATGGCGTGATGCTCATCGACAAGGCCCCCTTCGCCGCCTACGAGTTCCCCTATCATCAGGACAACGCCTACCAGTTCTGGAATCCGGCGGAGGCCGTAGCCGTCACCCTGGCCCTGGATGCAGCCAATGACGACAACGGGACCATCGTCTGCCTGAAGGGCTCGCACCGCGCTCCGATCCTGCCGCACCAGCCTTCAGGCGTCACCGGGGCGAGCCTGGGCCTTCTGGAGAAGCCGGACCTCAGCCGTTACCCGGAGGTGGCGCTCGACCTGAAGCCCGGGGATCTTTCGCTGCACCACGTCAACGTGATCCATCGAACCGGACCGAATCGCACTGCCCATCACCGGCGCAACCTCGGCTTCGCCTACCATTCTTCCCGGGCGCGGCGGGACCCGGAGGCCCACGCCCGCTACCAGGAACATCTGGGCCGGGTCAACTCGTCGATCGGACAAGCGAACTAG